The Desulfotignum phosphitoxidans DSM 13687 DNA segment CGGATTTTGTCGGGTTCCCACACCGTGATTGCCACGCCCACGGCCTCGGGCAAAAGCCTGGTGTACAATCTGCCTGTGGTGGACCGGCTCTTGACGGATCCGTCTGCCACGGCCCTGTATCTGTTTCCGTTAAAAGCCCTGGCCCGGGATCAGCTGGGCACGGTGCAGGACCTGCTGGTGCGGGCCAGAAGCCTTGAACCGGATCTGCCGGTGCTGAAAGCGGCCGTGTATGACGGGGATGTAACTTCCCATCACAAGGCCAAAATCCGGCGGGATCCGCCCCAGGTGCTGTTGTCCAATCCGGAGATGCTGCACCTGGCCATGCTGCCCCACCATCATCTGTGGGAGGCGTATTTCCGGCGCCTGGCCTTTGTGGTAGTGGATGAAGTGCACACGTACCGGGGGGTGATGGGGTCCCACATGGCCTGGGTGTTCCGGCGCCTGGTGCGCATCTGCCGGTATTATGGGGCAACGCCGGTGTTTGTGTTCTGCTCGGCCACCATTGCCAACCCGGGCGATTTGTGCCGCCGGCTTACGGGTCTGGATGTGGGGGTGGTGGACCGGGCCGGGGCTCCGGCCGGGAAAAAAGAGGTGGTGCTCATGCGGGGCATGGACGGGGCAGCCCAAACCGCCATCGCCCTGATCCATGCGGCCCTGCACCGGAATCTGCGCACCATTGTATATACCCAGTCCAGAAAAATAACCGAACTGATCGCCATCTGGGCATCCCAGCGGGCCAAAAAAATGAGGGACAAAATCAGTGCCTACCGGGCCGGGTTCCTGCCCGAAGAACGGCGGGAGATTGAAACCCGGCTGGCCACAGGCGATCTGTTGTGCGTGGTGTCCACATCGGCCCTGGAGCTGGGCATCGATATCGGGAACCTGGATCTGTGCATCCTGGTGGGGTATCCGGGCACCATCATGTCCACCTGGCAGCGGGCCGGCCGGGTAGGGCGGGACGGCAGCCAATCCGCTTTGGTGCTCATCGCCCATGAGGATGCCCTGGACCAGTATTTCATGAACCATCCGGACGTGTTCTTTGACATGCCTCCGGAAACTGCACTCATCAACCCGGACAATCCCGTGATCTGCAAGGCCCACCTGGTGTGCGCGGCCGCCGATCTGGCCCTGAAAAAAGGGGAACCCATGCTGATGCCGGATCCGGGCGCATCGGATCAGCCAACTTTCGACCGGCAGAAAACCAATCGAAAAACGGCAGCAGCCGGCCCTGTCCAGGCGGCCCTTCAAAAACTGGAAGCCTCCGGCAAGCTGCTGCGCAGTGTGAACAACGACATCTGGTATGCGGCCCAAAAAAGTCCCCACCGGGAAGTGAACCTGCGGGGCACGGGCCGAACCATTCCCATCTTTCTGGAAAATACCCGCCGGAGTCTGGGAGAGATCGACCGGTACCGGGCATTTTTCGACACCCATGAGGGGGCCGTGTACCTGCACCAGGGCAAATCCTATGTGGTGACCCGGTTCGACCATGAAAAAGGCAGCGTGGAGGTGATCCCCAAAGAGGTGAACTACTACACAAGGGCACGGTCTTCCAAAGCCACGCAGATCATTGAGATTCTGGACAGCAAAATTGTGAAAGCCACCCGGGTGGGGTTCGGCCGGCTGCGCATCACCGAGCAGGTGACCGGGTATGACCGCAAACTGGTGGCCACGGGCCGGTCCATCGGCATGGTGCCCCTGGATCTGCCGCCGTTGACCTTTGACACCCGGGGGCTGTGGATCCAGATCCCGGATGAGATCCGGGACCGTCTTGAATCGGACCGCATGCATTTCATGGGCGGGATTCATGCCATGGAACATGCCGCCATCGGCATCATGCCGCTTTTGGTGATGACCGACCGGAATGATCTGGGCGGCATCTCTATTCCATTCCATGACCAGGTGCAGACCGCGGCCGTGTTTGTGTACGATGCCGTGCCCGGGGGCTTAGGGCTGTGCCGCCGGGCGTTTGAACACGCAGACCGGTTTCTGCACGCCACCCTGGAGACCATCACGTCCTGCCCCTGCACCACCGGATGTCCGGCCTGTGTGCATTCTCCCAAGTGCGGGTCCGGCAACCGGCCCATTGACAAGCATGCGGCCCGGCAGATTCTTGAATGTATCATTTCCGGGTCGGCCGGTCCGGCAAAATTTCAGTTACCGGATTTGCCGGCGGCTGCGGTTGAACGAAATGAACATCCGGTGACCTTGACTGCCGGGGCAGAAGATCTCCCTGGTGCCGGAATCCACACCCGGGTTCAAGAGATTTCGTTGCAAAAAAACGCATTCTTGCGCTATGGGGTTCTGGACATCGAAACAAGGCGGTCCGCCGCCGAAGTGGGGGGCTGGAACAAGGCGGAAAACATGGGGGTCAGCTGTGCCGTGCTCTATGATTCGCATTCCGGACGGTTCCATGATTATTCCCAGGATCAGGTGCCGGCCCTGTGCGAGCATCTCTCCTTACTGGACCGGGTGGTGGGGTTCAATCTGATCCGGTTTGACTATAAGGTTCTGGCCGGGTTGAGTGATTTTGATTTTTACCGCCTTCCCACCCTGGATATATTGATGAAGGTCCATGAGGTCTTAGGCTACCGCCTGTCTCTGGATCATCTGGCCCAGAACACCCTGGGGGCAAAAAAAAGCGCGGACGGGCTCATGGCCCTGCAATGGTGGCAGCAGGGGGAGATGGATAAAATCATTGAGTACTGCACCCAGGATGTGCGGGTTACCCGGGACCTGTACCGGTTCGGCCGGGACAACCGGTTTCTGATATTTACAAACAAGGCAGGACACCAGGTAAGGGTCCCGGTGTCCTGGTAGGGTCAATAATCGCAGATGGAAGGCGTTTGCCGAGCAGATCACCTCACCCGGGCCGCGATATCGGCCAGGACCGGGCCGGCTTTTTCCCGGATCAGCACCTGGCACCGGTCATCATAGGGGGTGGGGGACAGGTTGATGATGGCCAGAAACGCCCCGGCATCCAGGGCATAACCGGGCATAAGGGCTGCGGGCTGGACCAGAAGGGTGGAGCCCACCACGATGAATACATCACTTTTCAAGGACAGCTCAGCAGCCCGCCGGGTTTCTTTTTCCGGCATGGCCTGGCCAAAGGAGATGGTGTCCGGCTTGAGATATCCCCCGCAATCGCACCGGGGCGCTTTGTCGCCGGCCAGGATCATTTGTTGTGCCGCATCCCAGGAGATCAGGGTGCGGCAGGACATGCACCGAACCCGCCGGGTGTTGCCGTGCAGTTCGATGATTTTTTCATCCGGGATGCCTGAAGCCTGGTGAAGCCCGTCAATGTTCTGAGTGATCACTGCGGTGAGGTGTCCGGTTTCGTAAAGCTGTGCAATACTCATGTGACCCGGGTTGGGCCGGGCGTTCTTCAATCCTTTTTCCATATCCATGCGCATTTCCCAGTATTGAATCCTTGCTGTTTCGCTGGACATGAACGCATCAAAGTATACCGGGGTGAACTTGTCCCACAGCCCGCCCTGGCTCCGGTAGTCCGGGATGCCGCTTTCCGTGGACATCCCGGCCCCGGTGAATACGATCACACTGCGGGCGGCTGTGATTTTTTCGGCAATGGTCCGGGTGTGGGCCTGGATCTCCGGGGTCAGGACCGGGGTGGTTTCTTTTGCCATGAAAGCAGTCTCCTTGCTGTTTTTTCATAAAAAGTCATGATTTCAGGGATGCGCAGCAGCCTGGCCGCCACCGGCATCAACATTAGGAACACCAGTCCGGTGACAATGCAGATTATCATTGCCGGGACAAATGCGGTGGGCGGCATCAGGCGGGTCAGCATCTGGTGGATACCCGAAAGAATCCCTCCCATGACCAGACTGGCCAGGCTCAGTTTGACCAGAAACAGGTATACGCCGGTATCGCCGGGATTCCGGGTTTTTCGATTCCAGGACCCATACAGGGCAAATGAGGACACAATCACCGTCAAAGACAGTCCCGATGCCACACCGGTGACGCCGAACACTTTCATGCATCCATAAATTACCGGTAAACCGGCCAGCATGCACAAGGTGGATACCACCGCAGGATACAAGGTGTTTTCCAGGGCGTAGAACCCTCTTGCCACAAAGGTCTGGGCGGAAAAAGCAAAGGCCCCGGCCATGAAAAACGGCAGGATGTTTGCGGTGAGGTGGGTGGCATGGGCATCAAAGGCGCCCCGCTGAAACAGGATCATCACGATTTCATACCGCAGGACAATAAAGAGCACGGAAAACGGGATCACCAGAAAAATGAATTTCAATGTCTGGTTGATGATGTGGTTGAGGCGGTCCATGTCTCCGGCGGCTGCAATACCGGCCATAAAGGGATAAGATGCCATGCCGATGGCCTGGCCGAAAAATCCCACCAGAATGAACATGATGCGCAGGGCATAGTTCATGGCGGCAATGTGGCCGGTGGGCAGAAAAGATCCAAACAGCTTCATCAGGATTTCCGTGGAAAAAGTGACGGTGAGCCCCACCATAAAAGGCAGGGTGATTTTCACATAATGGATGAAATCCGGATGAAAAAAATTGATGTAAAACCGGAACCGCAATCCCTGTCTGGCGGCACCGGCCATCTGTAAAAGAAAATTGCCGGCAAACGCACCCCCTAAAACCCCCCAGGCAAATCCTTCCATACCGATATGCGGGTACAAAAACACCCCGCCGCAGATGATGCCTAAATTATAGATCAGCGGGGCTAACGCCGGGATGAAAAATTTTTCTTTTGTGAACTGCACGGCCATGAACAGGCCCCCGGCAAAAAAGAAAAACTGGGCCGGCAGGATGATGCGGGTCATGCGCACGGCCAGAGCAAAAGTGGCCGGATCCGTGATGCCCGGTGCCAGCAGATGGACAAAAAACGGGGTCCAGATCATCCCTGTGGCAATGCCTGTGACCAGGATCAGGCCGAACCCGTTGAACACCAGGGAAAACACCTCAAATCCCTGTTTTTCGTCTCCCCGGGTGATATACCGGGCAAACACCGGGATAAAAGTGATGGACAGAAACCCGCTGGCCACCACATGATTGAGAATTTCCGGCAGGGCAAAAGCGATCTGGTAGGCATCCACCCCGGCGTCTGCGCCGCCGGCCCAGGCAATGGCCATTTCCCGCACCAACCCGATGACCCGGCTGGCAAACACGGACGCCATCATGATAAACGATGCCACGCCGATCTTTTTGAATATGGAAGGGGCCGCAGTCTTCATGGGCGAAGATGTACCACACCCGAAAGGCAAAGAAAAGGGCCGTTTGTTGTCTCTAAACCTTGACGGAACAAAGAGGGGCGAATATACTGAATTGATTAATTTTATGATAATACACAGGAAAAATCGATTATGTGGACCCGAATGGGAATATGGTGCCTGATGGGGGCATTTTTTGTTTGGCTTTTCAGCGGCATTTCATACTTTATGCAGGTGGATAATTTCTGGGTGGACCTGACCCTTTCCCGGATGTTGGGCGATTATACCGATTCAGTGGTGTATGCCGTCCCGTGGGGAGCCGTTCAGAATTTTTTGTATTTTTTTGTGGTTGAGCTGCCGTTATTCGGGGTGCTCTTAGGCGTGGGAACCCTGTTTTTCTTAATCGGCATGTTTGTAAAGGTCCGGTCATGAATTGATTCGGGCCCATTGAATGAATGGGGGAAATGAAATGGATGACACGATTTTTCAGCACCAGAAGGATGCATCGCTGACCCGGCGGCAGTTTCTGAGACTGTCCGCCGTCTTGACCGCAGCCGGTCTGCTTCCGGTCTGGGGGTGTGCCATAGACCCGGTGACCGGCAAATCCCAGCTGATGATGCTGACAGCGGACCAGGAGGTCGCCATTGACCGGCAGCAGTCACCGTTTCAGTTTTCATCGGATTACGGCATTGTTCAAGACCGCGCGTTGAACCAGTATATCAACCAGGTGGGCAAAAATCTGGTGCCCTATACCCACCGGCCGGATATGCCATACAATTTTCAATGTGTGAATGCCACGTATATCAATGCATATGCATTTCCCGGCGGGTCCATTGCCGTGACCCGCGGAATTCTGCTGAGCCTGGAAAATGAAGCCGAACTGGCATCCCTGCTGGGACATGAACTGGGCCATGTCAATGCCCGGCACACAGCGGAACAGGTATCCAAAAGTCAGCTGTCTTCCCTGTTCGTGAGCGGCCTGGCGATGCTGGCGGATTCCCAGGCCAAGGGACTGGGGAATCTGACCCAGCAGCTGGGGGCGTTGGGCCAGGGGCTGTATCTGGCCAAATACAGCCGGGACAATGAGCGGGAAGCCGATTATCTGGGACATGAATACATGGTCCGGGCCGGGTATGGATCCCAAGGATTTGTGGGATTGATGGAAATGCTCAACACCTTGAACAAACAGCAGCCTTCTTCCGCCCAGATGCTTTTTTCCACCCATCCCATGAGTGATGAACGCCTGGCTGCATCGGTGCAGCGGGATCAGGGACCTTATTCCAGCTCGCAAGCTGCACCCGTATACCGGGAACGGTACATGGATCAGACCGTGGCACTGCGGCAGCAGAAAAAAGCCATTGAATTGATGCAGGAAGGAGAAAAATACCTGGCCCGGGAAAAATATGATGCCGCCCAAACCGCTTTTTCATCAGCCCTGAAACGGGCGAATGATGATTATGCGGCCCATGTGCTCATGGCCAAATGCCAGCTGATTCAGAAGAAAAATGCCGAGGCCGTATCCTATGCAAAAGCGGCCATGAACCTATATCCCACAGAACCCCAGGGACATTATGTGGCCGGCCTGGCCCATGTGGGGACAAAGCAGTTCGACCGGGCCCTGGACAATTTTACCCGGTGCGACCAGTTGCTGCCGGGCAATCCCCAGCTGACCTTTTACAAGGGATATTCCCGGGACAAACTGGGACAGCGGCAGGCCGCAGCCAATGATTATGCTGCATACCTGAAAATGATCAATTATCAGTCCAATCAATATTCCCAGTATGCGTTCAAGCGGCTGAAAGAATGGGGATATGCCCAGTAGTCAGCCAAAAAACCGGTTTCAGGAACTGATTGACGCGGTCTGGACCATGACTTTAGCAACGAGTGGGGAAACCGGCCCCTGGTCCGCACCGGTCTATTATCTTTACAGAGAAAAACGATTTTATTTTTTTTCCAATCCCGCTTCCCGGCATATATTGGAAGGTGACGGCCGGCCGTGTGCGGCTTCGATTTTTCGCGTTCATGAACGTGTGGATCATCTGGAGGGAATTCAGATGAGCGGGGTCATTCACTCCCAGAAACCTGGGATCCGGTCGGCAGGCGCTGCCGGGGCATATGCCCGGCGCTTCGGGATCCCCGTGCCCGGCGCGGATTTTCTGACCTTTTTCCAAAACGCATTCCATGCCCGTTTGTATGCGTTTTTACCGGATCAGGTGTATCACATGGATAACCGCAAAGGATTCGGAAACCGGGAGATTATCCAGTTATGAAATTTTGCAGTTTGAAACAATGTGTGGCCTTTCTGGAACAGGAAAAAGAACTGATTCACATCCGTGAATCCGTGGACCCGCATCTGGAAATGGCGGAGATCACCCGGCGGGTGTTTGACGCAGGCGGACCAGCTCTTTTGTTTGAAAATGTCAACGGGTCGCCGTTTCCGGCCCTTTCCAACCTGTACGGCACCTGGCAGCGGACCCTGAAAATTTTTGAACCCCAGCTGGAACAGGTCAAGGCCCTGGTGGATATGACGTCTGACCCCATGCAGGCGGTCAGATCTTTGGGCCGGGGATTCAAGGCCGGTATGGCCCTGGCCCGGTCTTTGCCTTTGCCGGTTCAAAAAAACCGGACACTGACCCAGATGACCCGGATCGACCAGCTGCCCCAGATCACTTGCTGGCCGGGGGACGGCGGGGCATTTTTGCTGCTGCCCCAGGTGTTTTCTCTGGACCCGGATTCGGACTCCGTGCTGCAATCCAATCTGGGCATGTACCGGATTCAGTTGTCCGGCAACGATTATCCGCCCAATGAAGAAATAGGCCTGCACTATCAGCTGCACCGGGGCATTGGGGTTCATCATCAGAAAGCACTGGAAAAAAACAGGCCGTTGAAAGTGAGCATTTTTATCGGCGGGCCCCCGGCCCATGCCCTGGCAGCGGTCATGCCTCTGCCGGAAGGGATGCCCGAGATTGCCTTTGCCGGGGCTCTGGCCGGGCGCAATTTCAGATATTTTCGGCACAACGGGTTTGTACTGTCCACAGATGCGGATTTCTGTATCACCGGATGGGTGATGCCCCATCAGACCCGGCCGGAAGGCCCGTTCGGCGATCATCTGGGGTATTATTCCAATGTTCACGAATTTCCCTGTATCCGGGTGGCATCGGTGTGGCACCGGCCAGGCGCGATTTTTCCGTTTACCGTGGTGGGACGTCCCCCCAGAGAGGACAGTCATTTCGGCCGGCTCATCCATGAAATTACCCGGAATGCCGTGGCCAAAGCCCTGCCCGGTGTGACCGCGGTCAATGCCGTGGATGCGGCCGGTGTGCATCCGTTGCTTTTAGCCAAAGCCAGGGAACGATACCTGCCCTATGACGCGCCCATGCCAAGAGAACTGCTCACCCATGCCCATGCCATTTTAGGCAAAGGCCAGCTGTCTTTGGCCAAATACCTTTTCATCTGCGCCCATGAAGATGATCCCGGCCTGGATGTGAACGATGAAAAACAGTTTCTGATGCATGTGCTGGAACGGGTGGATTTTTCCAGAGACCTGCATTTTGTCACTTGCACCACCATGGATACCCTGGATTATTCGGGACAGCAGATCAACCAGGGATCCAAGCTGGTGATGGCCGCGGCCGGACCTGTTAAGCGGCGTCTCGGCCCGACCCTGCCGGTTCAGTTTTCATTGCCGGACGGATTTTCCCATGCTGTGATGGCAGCCCCGGGAATTGCCGTTATCCAGGGGCCGGCGTTCACTTCCTATCCCAGGGCCAGACAGCAGATCAGTCCGGTGAAAAAATATCTGGAAACCCTGGGAGACGCATCCGGCCTGGCTTTAGTGGTGGTGGTGGATGATGCCCGGTTTTGCGCAGACACGTTTGATAATTTTTTGTGGGTGACGTTTCTGCGGTCCAACCCGTCCCATGACATTTACGGCATAAAGGAAAGAACCCTGCATAAGCACTGGGGGTGCCAGGCCCCGCTGGTCATTGACGCCCGCAGCAAACCCTTTCATGCAGCCCCGCTGGTACCGGACCCGGAAGTGGCTTTGCGGGTGGACCGGATGGCCTGTAAAGGCGGTCCGCTGTTCAAGATCCTGTGATGAAGCATTCCTGTGAAAAGGCAATATCCTGTTACACACAATTTTGGCCCCAGGGAGGTGGGCGTTCATGTTCAAACGCTTGAAATTTCTGATTTATACCCCGGCGTTCATCTGGTTTGCCTATTATCTGGTCAAATGGTACAGCCGCACGTTTCGGCTCACAGTGGAAAACGAGGCCGTCTGGAAAACCCTGCTGCATCAAGGAGCCCCTGTGCTGCTGTGTACCTGGCATCAGCAGTTTTTTGCCGCCATCGCCTATTTTGAAACCTATGCTAAATATCATCCGGGCCTGATGATTTCCCAAAGCCGGGACGGGGATCTGATTTCCGGGGTGGCCAACCGGGTGGGATGGCACACGCCCAGAGGTTCGTCGTCCCGGGGAGGGAAATCCGCCATGGCTGCCATGATCGCCCATATAAACACCCATCAGTTCGGCGCCCATATCCTGGACGGTCCCAGAGGACCTGCCGGAAAAATCAAGCCCGGCATCATTCGCATGGCTCATGCCACCGGGGCCCGGCTGGTGCCTTTTTATGTGACCGCAGACCGTGCCTGGTTTTTCAATTCCTGGGACCGGTTCATGGTGCCCAAACCTTTTTCCCGGGTGCGCATTGTTTTTGAACCCGAAATCGTGCTCGAACCCACCCTGGGACCGGATGGGTTCGAGCAGCAGCGTCATGATCTGGAAGCCCGGTTTTTGCCCCGGTTGTATCAATTTCAAACATAGGAATAATGATATGGAAAAAGATCCTTTGCCGTCCGTGTTTTTTCATTTCAGATTCAAGTTTTTGGCGGTGACATGTCGGGTGGCCGGGGGCTGTTGCCAGCCCCAAGCCCCCTAAGAACCGGACATGAGACTTTCACCTCATCCGGCTCAAGCATTGATAAGGCGCGTGGCCACACCCGACAGTTGTTTTCGTTTCCAACGAGCTTTGAGATAGTCCTCCCATACAGGATCATATGGATTGACCTGTGCTTTAACCTTTATATGCCTGATGAGCCAGGTCGGGCCTAATAAAATCAGGGGTTGAGGATTACCTTTTTCCATGAATCGCCAGTCTCGACCTTTGATCCTTCGGTAATATTTGCCTTTAACCCATCCTTTGTACTTTTTTGGATGCCTTCTCCTGGCCCATTTCCATGTCATTTGCCAAAATGCATGGTCAAGGTCCCCGAATACTTTCCGACTGACGACATGTTTATAATAATTTGCCCAACCGCGTATGATGGTATTCAGTTTGGCAATTACAACGTCGGTTCGCCTGGTCTTGTTGGCATTCAGATAGTCTCTGACTTTTGCTTTAATGTTTTTGATGCTGGATTTAGACGGCTTTATCAGAAGTTTGCCTTTATATTTCCTGACATTAAAGCCAAGAAAATCAAAGCCATCATCAATATGTGTGATCATGGTTTTTTCTTCTGACAATTCAAGACCCCTTATTTTAAGAAATCCTTCAATCAAAGGTTTGACACAGGTTTCAAGCAGTTCCGGGGAACGGCCCGTTATAATGAAATCATCCGCGTACCTGACAAAATGAATCTTATCAGTTTTCCTGAAGTTATCTGCAAGGAGATCCTGAATACCGTCGAGTGCCATATTGGCAAGTGTCGGTGAAATTATCCCTCCCTGTGGAGTCCCTTCATTTGTTGAATTAAACGTATGCTTCTCAAGGTAACCGCACTTGAGCCATTGTTTTAATTTCTTCTTGTTCATCGGGATGTTCTCATTCAACCATTTGTGGTCAATATGATCAAAACAGCCTTTGATATCTGCCTCTAAAATCCAGTCAGCACTATCTTTCCGTCTCAGCGCATTATAAATAGCTCCCATGGCATCCTGAGCCGAACGCACTTTCCTGAATCCATAGGAATGATGATCAGCAGTGGTTTCAGATACCGGATCAAGTCCCAGTAAATCAAGGGCCTGTTCCACCCGGTCATGCATGGCCGGTATGCCTAATGGTCGTTTCTTACCATTCTTTTTCGGGATGTAAATGCGTTTCAGCGGTTTTGCCTTATATTCGGGAAGATTAAGATTCTTGAGCGTTTCCCATCGCTTTCGGGGTGTATCAATTAATAGATTGTCCACACCCGGGGTTCGTTTTCCACTATTGGATATCACCCGCTTAATGGCGATAAGCTTTGCCGAAAGCGAGTTGGACAGCAGCCGTTGAAGGCCGCGTGCCGTTTGCTTTAATCCATTCTTAACTGCCTTCACGATACGCGTCTGTATACGGGATACTATCAGCCTGTGCTTGTCCCAATCAATAAGGTCCCACACATTCTTCAAGCCCATACGGCCGTCAACATCATAAAATGATATCATCTATCCACACCAATACGGTTATTCCATTTCAAATCGTTTCACGTGATCCAACACCATGCTGGAAGTCTGCACATTTTCATGGTCGGGCAAATTTTGAACCCGTATCTGATCCATTACAGATCAGCATTCGCTTTCTCCAGCGTTCCTCTACCCGCATCCCCATAAGCCAATCTTGCGATCAGCTGTCCTTCTTTCGAAGGGAAAATACGGGCTTACCAAGTTCCACTTTTAACACCCAATGGGTTAGCGTCTGTCTATCCGCCGGAGGGATCATAGATTACGTGAAGCGACAACGGAACGCTCCATCCATACCTCTTGCCTTTTGGCCCAGGCCTGTCAGCATCTTTGGCCTGTCAAAAATAACGACGTTTATTAACAGTTCACATATGTTACGCATACCATCGTTCATAGCTCCCATCTGGATTGATGCTCCCAGAGTTGAGGTCCCCTCACGGCTCTCTCTCCTGGCATAAAGCCAAGGGCTTCATTGTCATCCGGGCTTCACACAAAACCATTACTGGTAATGCATGCCGGAATGAAAAACTGCTGGTAATACAGCAGGTTGGGTCAAGCCCAACATTATTAAAAGCGACTTCTTGTCGCACCCATTGCGTTTCTTTTGTTTGTCATTCTGTCCAGCGCCTCGGATTTCAGCCGGTTTGCAGACAGCGTTCAGTTCAAGCTTCTGGGGCCGTTTTTCATTATTTCCGGGCTGATGTTTCTGGTGTTCAGAAAATTTCCCATCAAATGCCCCTATTGTGCCCGGGTGCTTCCTGTGAAAAAAGACTGGACATGCCCCAATTGCAAGAAAAAACAGGGCAAAGACCGGTATCTGTCGGAAAAATGTGTTCACTGCCGGGAAATTCCGGCAACCGGTTCCTGTGATCTGTGTCAAAAAACATTCCGGCTATAGCAATCAGATGACAGCATTCAGAAGATCGTCTTCAGATTATAGACGGCCCCGTCCGTGTTGCGTTGAGATTATACCACCCCGGTGAACTCCATGTTCAATTTCTGCTGAAAATTTTCAATGGTTTTGAAAATTTCCTTGAGCATATGCCGGTCCAGGGAAGACAGATTGTCCGGGTTGATGAAATTGTCCGGAGGCGTTCCCTCGTCCATGATGTTGGTGATCTGGCGGCGGAACCGCAGTTTCATTAAAAAATCATAACACTGGACCAGGTTGTGGTATTCTTTGGCCGTGATGGCATGTCGGGTGTAAAGCCGGAAAAGCCGTTTCAGGGTATTGGTCTGGTATAGGTTGTTTTTCAGGGCATACACCCGGGTGACGTCTGTGATGGGCAGCATGGCATATTTGATATCAAATGCGTTTTTGTGCCGGCCGTCCGTGGCTTTTTTCAGTTTGCCGAACAACCCGATGGGGGGCCGGAAATAAAGGGCGTTTTCCGTCATGTTCCTTAGAAAACCGGACCAGCCCCGGATGGATTCAAACAGATGATCCTTGAGCTGAGAAGATAAAGTCAGGTCCCCATATGTGCCTTTGAAATCAAAAAAAATGCTGGAGTACAACAGATCTTCCGGCTTGGCCTTGCGGATCCAGGTGTGAAAATATTTTTTCCAGACAGACAAGGGCTGGCACCACTTCGGGTTTTTGGCCATGTTGTTTCCCTCACAGAACCGGTATCCCGCCATGTCCAGCCGGTCGCACACCCGATCGGCCAGACGGCTGAAATAGGCGGCAGCCGCCGCTGACTCAGTGTCTGATGCAGGATCCGCATACACAATGGCGTTGTCCTGGTCCGACACCAGGGTCTGCTCCTCCCGGCCTTCGGATCCCATGGTCAGAAACACGAACCTGCAGGGTGCGGGTCCGACCTCTTCCAGGGTAAAGGCCATGATTTTTTTTAAGATGGCATCGGAAAACGTGGTGATCAGCCGGGTGATCACTTCCGGTTTTATTCCGTTGTCGATGGGATCCAGCAGCATGCGGCACATTCGGGCGTGAAAGTTCTTCAGCTCGTCCATGGTTTTGGCTGCGGTAATGGTTTTAAGCAGCAGATACGAGTCTTTTGTCTGGGCTGCGATCAAATCTTTTTCCGTCAAGATACCGGAGACGGCCCCGGATTCTCCGCACACGGCCAGATGCCGTTTGTCTTTGCCGATCATGGTCAGAAACGCTTCAAAAATCAGGCTGTCGGATGAAATGGTGATCACGGGCGATGACATGATTTCGGATACCGGGGTATCAGATGTCAGATTTTCTGCCAATACCTTTGTCCGCAGATCCGCATCCGTGACAATGCCGGC contains these protein-coding regions:
- a CDS encoding lysophospholipid acyltransferase family protein → MFKRLKFLIYTPAFIWFAYYLVKWYSRTFRLTVENEAVWKTLLHQGAPVLLCTWHQQFFAAIAYFETYAKYHPGLMISQSRDGDLISGVANRVGWHTPRGSSSRGGKSAMAAMIAHINTHQFGAHILDGPRGPAGKIKPGIIRMAHATGARLVPFYVTADRAWFFNSWDRFMVPKPFSRVRIVFEPEIVLEPTLGPDGFEQQRHDLEARFLPRLYQFQT
- a CDS encoding pyridoxamine 5'-phosphate oxidase family protein, which produces MPSSQPKNRFQELIDAVWTMTLATSGETGPWSAPVYYLYREKRFYFFSNPASRHILEGDGRPCAASIFRVHERVDHLEGIQMSGVIHSQKPGIRSAGAAGAYARRFGIPVPGADFLTFFQNAFHARLYAFLPDQVYHMDNRKGFGNREIIQL
- a CDS encoding M48 family metalloprotease; protein product: MDDTIFQHQKDASLTRRQFLRLSAVLTAAGLLPVWGCAIDPVTGKSQLMMLTADQEVAIDRQQSPFQFSSDYGIVQDRALNQYINQVGKNLVPYTHRPDMPYNFQCVNATYINAYAFPGGSIAVTRGILLSLENEAELASLLGHELGHVNARHTAEQVSKSQLSSLFVSGLAMLADSQAKGLGNLTQQLGALGQGLYLAKYSRDNEREADYLGHEYMVRAGYGSQGFVGLMEMLNTLNKQQPSSAQMLFSTHPMSDERLAASVQRDQGPYSSSQAAPVYRERYMDQTVALRQQKKAIELMQEGEKYLAREKYDAAQTAFSSALKRANDDYAAHVLMAKCQLIQKKNAEAVSYAKAAMNLYPTEPQGHYVAGLAHVGTKQFDRALDNFTRCDQLLPGNPQLTFYKGYSRDKLGQRQAAANDYAAYLKMINYQSNQYSQYAFKRLKEWGYAQ
- the ltrA gene encoding group II intron reverse transcriptase/maturase yields the protein MISFYDVDGRMGLKNVWDLIDWDKHRLIVSRIQTRIVKAVKNGLKQTARGLQRLLSNSLSAKLIAIKRVISNSGKRTPGVDNLLIDTPRKRWETLKNLNLPEYKAKPLKRIYIPKKNGKKRPLGIPAMHDRVEQALDLLGLDPVSETTADHHSYGFRKVRSAQDAMGAIYNALRRKDSADWILEADIKGCFDHIDHKWLNENIPMNKKKLKQWLKCGYLEKHTFNSTNEGTPQGGIISPTLANMALDGIQDLLADNFRKTDKIHFVRYADDFIITGRSPELLETCVKPLIEGFLKIRGLELSEEKTMITHIDDGFDFLGFNVRKYKGKLLIKPSKSSIKNIKAKVRDYLNANKTRRTDVVIAKLNTIIRGWANYYKHVVSRKVFGDLDHAFWQMTWKWARRRHPKKYKGWVKGKYYRRIKGRDWRFMEKGNPQPLILLGPTWLIRHIKVKAQVNPYDPVWEDYLKARWKRKQLSGVATRLINA
- a CDS encoding UbiD family decarboxylase, producing MKFCSLKQCVAFLEQEKELIHIRESVDPHLEMAEITRRVFDAGGPALLFENVNGSPFPALSNLYGTWQRTLKIFEPQLEQVKALVDMTSDPMQAVRSLGRGFKAGMALARSLPLPVQKNRTLTQMTRIDQLPQITCWPGDGGAFLLLPQVFSLDPDSDSVLQSNLGMYRIQLSGNDYPPNEEIGLHYQLHRGIGVHHQKALEKNRPLKVSIFIGGPPAHALAAVMPLPEGMPEIAFAGALAGRNFRYFRHNGFVLSTDADFCITGWVMPHQTRPEGPFGDHLGYYSNVHEFPCIRVASVWHRPGAIFPFTVVGRPPREDSHFGRLIHEITRNAVAKALPGVTAVNAVDAAGVHPLLLAKARERYLPYDAPMPRELLTHAHAILGKGQLSLAKYLFICAHEDDPGLDVNDEKQFLMHVLERVDFSRDLHFVTCTTMDTLDYSGQQINQGSKLVMAAAGPVKRRLGPTLPVQFSLPDGFSHAVMAAPGIAVIQGPAFTSYPRARQQISPVKKYLETLGDASGLALVVVVDDARFCADTFDNFLWVTFLRSNPSHDIYGIKERTLHKHWGCQAPLVIDARSKPFHAAPLVPDPEVALRVDRMACKGGPLFKIL